A genome region from Dreissena polymorpha isolate Duluth1 chromosome 16, UMN_Dpol_1.0, whole genome shotgun sequence includes the following:
- the LOC127862302 gene encoding uncharacterized protein LOC127862302: MMHKAFQRCYLILTSKVEQSDVPWLKRHCKFVAAPTCPARCIGFGFAVFSQEAILAVEKNIRKTFEENGAQPLINILACRQLAIDLKKKDSLANKYIVDVLIKEALVVLMEQTTGWSYIQCNQALEMTISRSLMDSFDMAMNSRASIKEKMTV, from the exons ATG ATGCACAAGGCATTCCAGAGGTGTTACCTCATTCTGACATCGAAGGTCGAACAAAG TGATGTACCATGGTTGAAGAGACACTGCAAATTTGTGGCTGCTCCAACTTGTCCAGCCCGTTGCATTGGATTCGGGTTTGCAGTTTTTTCACAAGAG GCAATTTTAGCAGTTGAGAAAAACATCAGAAAAACATTTGAAGAAAATGG GGCTCAACCACTAATCAACATTCTGGCCTGCAGACAGCTAGCGATTGACTTGAAGAAGAAAGATAG tttagcAAATAAATACATTGTAGATGTGCTCATCAAGGAGGCATTAGTGGTTTTGATGGAGCAG ACAACGGGATGGTCTTACATCCAGTGTAATCAAGCGCTGGAGATGACCATTTCTAGAAGCCTTATGGACTCATTCGACATGGCCATGAATAGTC GAGCCAGCATTAAGGAGAAGATGACTGTGTGA
- the LOC127862294 gene encoding uncharacterized protein LOC127862294: MHARYVSGLEPTLPGSWSIESPAHGKQFDGVSCGVYVLELAERFLNAVTLEFNWTRSNVLHARKSIAARLLHAAGQLPQDHPDTTESTHPVILDRDLTHQRGDTTDNIHPVILDRDLTHQRGDMTNNTHPVILDRDLTHQRGDTTDNTHPMILDRDLTHQRGDTTDNTHPMVLDRDLTHKRGDKTDNTHPVILDRDLTHQRGDTTDNTHPVILDRDLTHQRGDTTDNTHPVILDRDLTHQRGYTTNNTHPVILDRDLTHQRGDTTNNTHPVILDRDLTHQRGGTTDNTHPVILDRDLTHQRGDTTNNTHPVILDRDLTHQRDDTTDNTHPVILDRDLTHQRGDTTDNTHPVILDRDLTHQRGDTTNNTHPVILDRDLTHQRGDTTDNTHPVILDRDLTHQRGDTTNNTHPVILDRDLTHQRGDTTNNTHPVILDRDLTHQRGDTTDNTLPAIIDRDQRKPEQDKPQMKLRGLCVKDDQKMALRKHRKRSSWIFYPVRKTSKKRGKRMQRIAFA; this comes from the exons ATGCATGCAAGATACGTGAGTGGTCTTGAGCCAACCCTGCCCGGGTCATGGTCCATTGAATCCCCAGCACATGGAAAACAGTTTGATGGCGTGAGCTGTGGAGTTTATGTGTTAGAG TTAGCAGAGAGATTCCTCAATGCAGTAACACTGGAATTTAATTGGACCAGAAGTAATGTGCTACATGCACGAAAATCAATCGCAGCTCGCTTGCTGCACGCTGCAG GTCAATTGCCCCAGGATCACCCTGACACGACGGAGAGCACACATCCGGTGATCCTTGATCGGGACCTTACACATCAGCGAGGTGACACGACAGACAACATACATCCGGTGATCCTTGATCGGGACCTTACACATCAGCGAGGTGACATGACGAACAACACTCATCCGGTGATCCTTGATCGGGACCTTACACATCAGCGAGGTGACACGACGGACAACACTCATCCGATGATCCTTGATCGGGACCTTACACATCAGCGAGGTGACACGACGGACAACACTCATCCGATGGTCCTTGATCGGGACCTTACACATAAGCGGGGTGACAAGACGGACAACACTCATCCGGTGATCCTTGATCGGGACCTTACACATCAGCGAGGTGACACGACGGACAACACACATCCGGTGATCCTTGATCGGGACCTTACACATCAGCGAGGTGACACGACGGACAACACTCACCCGGTGATCCTTGATCGGGACCTTACACATCAGCGAGGTTACACGACGAACAACACTCATCCGGTGATCCTTGATCGGGACCTTACACATCAGCGAG GTGACACGACGAACAACACTCATCCGGTGATCCTTGATCGGGACCTTACACATCAGCGAGGTGGCACGACGGACAACACTCATCCGGTGATCCTTGATCGGGACCTTACACATCAGCGAGGTGACACGACGAACAACACTCATCCAGTGATCCTTGATCGGGACCTTACACATCAGCGAGATGACACGACGGACAACACTCATCCGGTGATCCTTGATCGGGACCTTACACATCAGCGAGGTGACACGACGGACAACACACATCCGGTGATCCTTGATCGGGACCTTACACATCAGCGAGGTGACACGACGAACAACACTCATCCGGTGATCCTTGATCGGGACCTTACACATCAGCGAGGTGACACGACGGACAACACACATCCGGTGATCCTTGATCGGGACCTTACACATCAGCGAGGTGACACGACGAACAACACTCATCCGGTGATCCTTGATCGGGACCTTACACATCAGCGAGGTGACACGACGAACAACACTCATCCGGTGATCCTTGATCGGGACCTTACACATCAGCGAG GTGACACGACGGACAATACACTTCCGGCGATCATTGATCGGGACCAAAGAAAACCCGAACAG GACAAACCACAAATGAAATTACGGGGACTATGCGTCAAG GACGACCAGAAGATGGCATTACGAAAGCAT AGGAAAAGGTCGTCATGGATATTCTATCCCGTAAGAAAGACGTCAAAAAAGAGAGGAAAGAGGATGCAACGTATTGCGTTTGCATGA
- the LOC127862300 gene encoding uncharacterized protein LOC127862300: protein MMMTGRAKKMNASIPNFLHRRPKTFMKHCIEKIELSKDCPPPVSLSDDNDDVHMVGPYRITLGGESDFPHCSCADFNRSMMLCKHIFRVPRNGDTVQWERLSPVYRHSPFINLDSDVLDTVKPSESTTTENTEVSEVQPVIVSDNWPSITVLQSKMRKELDNLRDLSYTMTDRDGLRSLTETLKKAREALSKEPVLRTRQDQVARHTSRLKLRKKRNNSRIFFKENISVQEVVDDMWGLVRNDEQCIGQIGPYSRTSVGVDSLRTTDVVC, encoded by the exons ATGATGATGACTGGTCGAGCGAAGAAGATGAACGCCAGCATTCCCAACTTTCTACATAGACGACCAAAAACGTTCATGAAACACTGTATTGAGAAAATTGAACTGTCCAAAGATTGCCC ACCGCCAGTTTCACTCAGCGACGATAACGACGATGTTCACATGGTCGGACCATACCGAATTACACTTGGTGGGGAGAGTGACTTTCCGCATTGTTCGTGTGCAGACTTCAACCGATCAATGATGCTATGCAAGCACATTTTTCGAGTTCCGCGGAACGGCGATACGGTACAGTGGGAAAGACTTTCTCCCGTTTACCGACATTCGCCATTCATTAACTTGGACAGCGACGTCTTAG ATACTGTCAAGCCATCTGAATCAACCACAACAGAAAATACTGAGGTCAGCGAAGTTCAACCAGTAATTGTTAGTG ATAATTGGCCAAGCATAACAGTACTGCAAAGCAAGATGCGAAAAGAACTGGACAACCTTCGAGATCTGTCATATACCATGACTGACAGAGATGGATTGAGATCGCTGACGGAGACATTGAAAAAGGCTAGAGAAGCTTTGTCCAAGGAACCTGTCTTAAGAACGAGGCAAGACCAAGTCGCACGCCACACTTCAAGACTGAAGTTGCGTAAGAAACGCAACAACAGCCGTATCTTCTTCAAAGAAAACATCTCAGTTCAGGAAG TGGTGGACGACATGTGGGGTTTAGTCCGAAACGATGAACAATGCATCGGACAAATCGGACCATACAGTCGGACGTCAGTTGGAGTTGACAGTCTACGGACTACAGATGTGGTTTGCTAG